A DNA window from Daucus carota subsp. sativus chromosome 3, DH1 v3.0, whole genome shotgun sequence contains the following coding sequences:
- the LOC108211316 gene encoding uncharacterized protein LOC108211316, whose protein sequence is MAILTSTAATTSVQSWNIGGVKAFAASTSPSFLRFPPQLAFSNRPLTSTSRPPFSTLVKAKKQSFSTFDEMLATSEKPVLVDFYATWCGPCQMMVPILNEVSASLEDKIMIVKIDTEKYPGIADKYSIQALPTMIIFKDGKPCDRVEGALTASQLIQRIETTLKVKQ, encoded by the exons ATGGCGATTTTAACAAGTACAGCAGCAACAACAAGCGTTCAGTCGTGGAATATCGGTGGCGTAAAGGCCTTTGCAGCTTCAACCTCACCATCATTTCTTAGATTCCCCCCTCAACTTGCCTTCTCTAATCGCCCTCTTACCTCCACTTCACGCCCTCCATTTTCCACTCTG GTTAAAGCAAAGAAGCAATCATTTTCAACTTTTGATGAAATGCTGGCAACTTCTGAAAAACCTGTACTGGTGGACTTCTATGCAACCTG GTGTGGTCCTTGTCAAATGATGGTCCCTATCCTTAATGAAGTTAGTGCTTCTTTGGAAGACAAAATTATGATTGTAAAAATTGACACTGAGAAGTACCCAGGCATTGCAGATAAATACAGCATCCAGGCATTGCCAACTATGATCATTTTTAAGGATGGGAAACCCTGTGATCGCGTG GAGGGTGCTTTGACTGCAAGCCAGCTTATTCAGCGGATTGAGACCACACTGAAAGTAAAGCAGTAA
- the LOC108213622 gene encoding L-type lectin-domain containing receptor kinase S.6, producing the protein MHSCLLCAFLIFLLSFLLSSLSIPFYPSNSLSLFGDAQFSNNSITLTQETSCLSSSNSSNGIGRAFYDYPVRFLDISSNVTASFSCKFSFTITSSSPSCPLGDGIAFFITSNSGFFSVSNGYMGLPNEVSDPQDSYIAVEFDTNYDPSLGDINGNHIGIDANTILSLDSVDVTSLGFDLKSGKKMTAWIEYRDSSKKIKVWLGEDYEARPPAPVLESEIDLSKHLKEFMHVGFSASNGRGSAVHVVDQWRFKTSGVAPSTLPVETVQEEECLVCWPGDTGEDDQVSDFRRRDKREVRLALGLGGLALFVIFVLGILCFYYVFVLRRKGMIPGECNEGQSSRFQGSKVPRRLSLSEIRSATRGFNQNKIIGEGASAVVYEGALPSCGTVAVKRFSEVKQKGNLRNPFSNEFGTMAGCLRHKNLVQLQGWCCEKNELVLVYEYMPNGSLDRILHLRTHATKLLTWERRLNIILGVASALVYLHEDCERLIIHRDVKTCNIMLDADLNAKLGDFGLAEVYEHSCRTRDATLPAGTMGYLAPEYVYSGVPTVKTDVYSFGVVVLEVVSGRRPVDDNGVVLADWVWDLWEKGTVGEAVDHKLIGRYNKVEMERVLVVGLSCVHPNSKKRPTVKEAARMMKGEMPLPNLPAKKPTVKIQSVLPKQSEELLRFGHDEVNDTPWATPKTHFSRF; encoded by the coding sequence ATGCATTCATGTCTCTTGTGTGCTTTTCTCATCTTTCTCCTTTCCTTTTTGTTGTCATCTCTTTCCATCCCATTTTACCCCTCAAACAGTTTAAGCCTTTTTGGAGATGCCCAGTTTTCAAACAATTCCATTACTCTGACCCAAGAAACTAGTTGCTTGTCTTCTTCAAATTCTTCAAATGGGATTGGAAGGGCTTTTTATGATTACCCAGTAAGGTTTCTTGATATTTCAAGTAATGTTACTGCATCTTTTTCCtgtaaattttcatttacaatcaCCTCTTCTTCGCCTTCTTGTCCACTTGGTGATGGCATTGCATTTTTCATCACTTCGAATTCTGGGTTTTTTAGTGTCTCTAATGGCTACATGGGTCTTCCTAATGAGGTTTCTGATCCTCAAGATTCGTATATTGCTGTTGAATTTGATACAAATTATGACCCTTCTCTCGGAGATATTAATGGGAATCACATTGGGATTGATGCCAATACAATTCTTTCACTTGATTCTGTTGATGTCACTTCACTAGGTTTTGATCTTAagagtggcaaaaaaatgacTGCTTGGATTGAGTATAGAGATTCCTCAAAGAAAATTAAGGTTTGGCTTGGGGAAGACTATGAGGCTAGGCCTCCCGCTCCTGTTCTTGAATCTGAAATTGATCTTTCCAAGCACTTGAAGGAGTTTATGCATGTTGGTTTTTCGGCATCTAATGGGAGAGGTTCAGCTGTTCATGTTGTTGATCAATGGAGATTTAAGACTTCCGGGGTTGCCCCTTCGACGTTGCCAGTGGAAACGGTTCAAGAAGAGGAGTGTTTGGTTTGTTGGCCAGGAGACACTGGTGAAGATGATCAAGTCTCTGATTTCCGTCGTAGAGATAAAAGGGAAGTTCGACTTGCACTTGGGTTGGGAGGTTTAGCtctatttgttatatttgtgcTTGGGATTCTTTGTTTCTATTATGTTTTTGTGTTAAGGAGGAAAGGGATGATTCCTGGAGAGTGTAATGAAGGTCAAAGTAGTAGATTTCAGGGAAGTAAAGTACCTAGAAGATTGTCACTGAGTGAAATTAGATCAGCCACTAGGGGttttaatcaaaacaaaattattggagAAGGAGCATCAGCAGTTGTTTATGAAGGGGCTCTTCCTTCCTGTGGAACTGTGGCAGTTAAAAGGTTTAGTGAGGTTAAACAAAAGGGTAATTTGCGTAATCCGTTCAGTAATGAGTTTGGCACAATGGCAGGATGTTTAAGGCATAAGAATTTAGTTCAGCTGCAAGGATGGTGTTGTGAGAAGAATGAGTTAGTTTTAGTTTATGAATACATGCCAAATGGAAGCCTTGACAGGATCCTCCACTTGCGTACCCATGCCACAAAACTTCTTACATGGGAGCGAAGGCTGAATATAATTCTTGGTGTCGCTTCTGCTCTTGTATATTTACATGAGGACTGTGAGAGGCTGATAATCCATAGAGATGTGAAGACTTGTAACATAATGCTTGATGCTGACTTGAATGCCAAGCTTGGAGACTTTGGTTTAGCAGAAGTTTACGAGCATAGTTGTCGAACAAGAGACGCCACTTTACCAGCTGGCACTATGGGATATCTTGCTCCTGAGTATGTTTACTCTGGTGTTCCAACAGTAAAAACAGATGTTTACAGCTTCGGTGTGGTGGTTCTTGAGGTAGTGTCGGGGAGGAGACCCGTGGATGATAATGGAGTTGTGTTAGCTGATTGGGTGTGGGATTTGTGGGAGAAGGGAACTGTAGGTGAGGCTGTGGATCATAAATTGATTGGGCGTTATAataaggtggagatggagaggGTGCTTGTGGTAGGACTTTCGTGTGTGCATCCAAATTCTAAGAAGAGGCCTACGGTGAAGGAAGCTGCACGGATGATGAAAGGCGAAATGCCACTTCCCAATTTACCAGCAAAGAAGCCAACAGTGAAAATTCAATCTGTTTTGCCAAAGCAAAGTGAAGAATTACTGAGGTTTGGTCATGATGAGGTGAATGACACACCATGGGCAACTCCTAAAACTCATTTTAGCAGGTTCTGA
- the LOC108212291 gene encoding protein SET DOMAIN GROUP 41 produces MRGSRSASDHDCVMEEAALCVVITNAVEVQDGNGVAVGIAVYDPAFSWINHSCSPNACYRFSEFDDDSRMLIAPAASFGGECSGGNVFATSGGWERYGPKIGVRNIKAISKGEEITIAYTDLLQTKETRQSDLWSKYRFICHCRRCNTLPPAFVDHALQDIQVAGITSTNLTLAWKVYRDRVVGKLTEYMDSAINEYVKFDGAESCCEKLEHVLAYGYNDGQSLDEGELQEKIRLQPLHHLSLNAYTVLASACKALGSRLLDLSSNSLDDQLNAFDKSRISAAYSLLLAGATHYLYLSESSLIISVANYWTAAGRSLLSLATSTVHNISMERCYPIPNISPLKLRCNNCALKDKFEASSVRRHVQNLDFEQISRDFFNCITDIVPHVWMYLIQGSHYLKNIKSPIDFAWLGNTKDSKASDIGVNMGSDQVMRSLSRCEQEKWYDNRNLNFFQLGAHCLLYGDLVLKICCG; encoded by the exons ATGAGGGGGTCTCGGTCTGCCTCTGATCATGATTGTGTGATGGAAGAGGCGGCTCTGTGTGTTGTCATCACCAATGCTGTTGAAGTGCAGGATGGGAACGGAGTCGCGGTTGGAATTGCGGTTTATGATCCCGCCTTTTCGTGGATTAATCATAGCTGTTCTCCTAATGCCTGTTATCGGTTTTCTGAATTTGATGATGATTCCAGAATGCTTATTGCTCCTGCTGCTTCCTTCGGTGGAGAATGCTCTGGTGGTAATGTATTTGCAACGAGTGGCG GATGGGAAAGATATGGTCCGAAAATAGGTGTTAGGAATATCAAGGCAATTAGCAAGGGTGAGGAGATAACCATTGCTTACACTGATTTGTTACAAACCAAG GAAACCAGGCAGTCAGATCTTTGGTCCAAGTACCGGTTTATTTGCCATTGCAGGCGGTGTAACACATTGCCCCCTGCGTTTGTGGATCATGCTCTACAA GATATACAAGTTGCCGGTATCACTTCAACCAATTTGACTTTAGCTTGGAAAGTGTACAGAGACAGGGTAGTTGGAAAGTTAACTGAATATATGGATAGCGCTATAAATGAGTATGTAAAGTTCGATGGAGCTGAGTCTTGCTGTGAAAAACTTGAACATGTGCTTGCTTATGGCTATAATGATGGCCAGTCACTGGATGAAGGAGAACTGCAAGAAAAGATTAGGCTGCAGCCTCTGCACCATCTTTCTTTAAATGCCTACACTGTGTTGGCCTCTGCCTGTAAAGCTCTTGGAAGTAGATTGTTGGATTTAAGTTCTAATTCATTAGACGATCAGCTAAATGCTTTTGATAAGAGCAGAATCAGTGCAGCATATTCCTTGCTACTAGCTGGTGCAACACATTATCTGTATCTCTCTGAATCTTCTCTCATTATATCTGTTGCAAATTATTGGACAGCTGCAGGGCGGAGCTTATTAAGTCTTGCTACTAGTACAGTACATAATATATCTATGGAGCGGTGTTACCCTATTCCTAATATCTCACCTCTAAAGCTTAGATGTAATAACTGTGCCTTGAAGGATAAATTTGAAGCCAGTTCTGTTAGAAGGCATGTTCAGAATTTAGACTTTGAGCAGATATCGAGAGATTTTTTTAACTGCATCACAGATATCGTGCCACATGTCTGGATGTATCTAATACAGGGTTCCCATTATTTAAAGAATATAAAAAGTCCCATTGATTTCGCATGGCTTGGGAACACAAAAGATTCCAAAGCTTCAGATATTGGAGTTAATATGGGCAGCGATCAGGTCATGAGAAGTTTATCAAGATGTGAACAGGAGAAGTGGTATGACAACCGGAACCTAAATTTCTTTCAACTTGGTGCCCATTGCTTACTCTATGGTGATTTAGTATTGAAGATCTGCTGTGGCTAA
- the LOC108212292 gene encoding uncharacterized protein LOC108212292: MDVWSSAKRRYRCRHISRNYKKQFSGPLMYILFWRPCNATSQFTFRKAMERLKEAGGDRVMAWFAELGDPSTWSKHRFDPNVCNDSNTSNFVESFNSTLGIDRCRPVLTLLEGIRRVCMVQISTRYQHALGWKDDELCPKIIKALKVISKDTISCKAYMSKPGEYEIHGGKSHFPLSLNNKICSFGAWQISGIPCRHAIRAMVHLKIDPHTVVSALYFVRTYKQSYSFHINPIPDKEQWPAYADLPTIMPPTLKRGVGRPSRNRRREEGEDKEGKRTQTVKCKKCGCLGHNSRTCKGGLTEKEKRAAGGEPVLVRHPRVRD, from the exons ATGGATGTATGGTCATCTGCAAAAAGAAGATACCGTTGCAGGCACATAAGCAGGAACTACAAGAAGCAATTCTCTGGCCCTTTAATGTACATTCTCTTTTGGAGGCCTTGTAATGCAACCTCACAGTTTACATTCAGAAAAGCTATGGAAAGGCTCAAAGAAGCCGGAGGTGATAGAGTTATGGCCTGGTTTGCAGAATTGGGAGATCCATCAACTTGGAGCAAGCACAGATTTGATCCAAATGTGTGTAATGACTCCAACACCTCAAATTTTGTAGAGAGCTTCAATTCTACTCTTGGAATTGATAGGTGCAGGCCAGTACTAACCCTACTTGAAG GTATTAGAAGAGTGTGCATGGTTCAAATTTCAACAAGGTATCAACATGCATTAGGATGGAAAGATGATGAGCTCTGTCCCAAGATAATTAAGGCACTGAAGGTTATCAGCAAAGACACCATCAGCTGCAAGGCCTATATGTCAAAGCCCGGAGAGTATGAAATTCATGGTGGAAAATCCCATTTTCCCTTATCTCTCAATAATAAGATATGCTCATTTGGTGCTTGGCAGATTTCAGGTATACCTTGCAGGCATGCCATAAGAGCTATGGTGCATTTAAAAATTGACCCTCACACTGTGGTTTCAGCCTTGTATTTTGTGAGGACATACAAACAGTCCTATAGCTTCCACATTAACCCTATACCAGACAAGGAGCAGTGGCCTGCATATGCTGATTTGCCTACCATCATGCCACCAACACTAAAGAGGGGAGTAGGAAGACCTTCTAGAAACAGAAGAAGGGAAGAAGGAGAAGACAAAGAGGGCAAAAGAACTCAGACTGTGAAATGCAAAAAATGTGGATGTCTTGGCCACAATTCAAGAACTTGCAAGGGAGGTCTGACTGAGAAGGAAAAGAGAGCTGCAGGAGGTGAGCCAGTGCTGGTTAGGCATCCCAGAGTTAGGGATTAA
- the LOC108211341 gene encoding SKP1-interacting partner 15, translated as MASAQQSQLPMNSGGAETPAIYQLSQDTIQQIFSLLPLREIVISKSVSKFFNQTLSSHSFLPLIPSLPLLALRSSPSHRHTQQQQQQTPTLHAFDPNLDHKWVRFPLDFLPLQAHHPVASSLGLIYLWADSQSSTKSLLACNPLTRSYKILPHLGSAWSRHGSVLVGSPNRVLVLTELAALYFSGDSDTWLKFSSNLPSKPRSPLLIKDTIIALCDVGSPWRAQWKLFTITLQSLQCKSQWTCLERVEWGDVFDILKRPRLVKGDGNKILMIGGLKSSFLLNSSCTTILILRLDLETLEWDEAGRMPVQMFASFQESSKFKVFGGGDRVCFSAKRIGKLALWDNSKGKAEWKWIEGVPGNGDGLCRGFLFEAGYTASP; from the coding sequence ATGGCATCGGCACAACAGAGTCAACTTCCGATGAACAGCGGCGGCGCAGAAACCCCAGCAATCTACCAACTATCCCAAGACACAATCCAACAAATCTTCAGTCTCCTCCCACTCCGCGAAATCGTAATCTCAAAATCAGTCTCAAAATTCTTCAATCAAACCCTCTCTTCCCACTCTTTTCTCCCCCTCATCCCCTCTCTCCCTCTACTCGCTCTCCGCTCTTCTCCCTCTCACAGACACAcccaacagcaacaacaacaaaccCCAACTCTCCACGCTTTCGATCCGAATCTCGATCATAAATGGGTCAGATTCCCCCTCGATTTCCTCCCCTTGCAAGCCCACCACCCAGTTGCTTCCTCACTGGGCCTAATCTACCTCTGGGCCGACTCTCAATCTTCCACCAAATCGTTGCTCGCGTGTAACCCTTTAACTCGTTCTTACAAGATTCTTCCTCACCTGGGTTCTGCTTGGTCTCGTCACGGTTCGGTTTTAGTGGGATCTCCGAATAGAGTTCTTGTGTTGACTGAGCTGGCTGCTCTTTATTTTTCCGGGGATTCCGATACGTGGCTTAAGTTTTCTTCTAATTTGCCTTCGAAGCCTCGGAGTCCGCTTCTCATTAAGGACACGATTATCGCTCTTTGTGATGTGGGGTCTCCGTGGCGTGCTCAATGGAAGTTGTTTACCATTACGCTTCAGTCGCTTCAGTGTAAGAGCCAGTGGACTTGTTTGGAGAGGGTGGAGTGGGGGGATGTGTTTGATATATTGAAACGACCGCGATTGGTTAAAGGGGATGGGAATAAGATTTTGATGATCGGGGGTTTGAAATCCTCCTTTTTGTTGAATTCGTCGTGTACGACCATTTTGATTCTGAGGTTGGATTTGGAGACACTTGAGTGGGATGAAGCCGGACGAATGCCCGTTCAGATGTTTGCTTCTTTTCAAGAATCCAGTAAATTTAAGGTGTTTGGAGGTGGGGATAGGGTTTGTTTTTCTGCCAAAAGGATCGGCAAGTTGGCCTTGTGGGATAATTCTAAGGGGAAAGCCGAGTGGAAGTGGATTGAAGGTGTTCCTGGGAATGGAGACGGGCTTTGTCGCGGATTTCTGTTTGAAGCTGGGTATACAGCCTCTCCTTGA
- the LOC108210660 gene encoding probable magnesium transporter NIPA6 isoform X2: protein MITMIVGEFANFVAYIYAPAVLVTPLGALSIIVSAILAHFLLKEKLRKMGILGCALCVIGSTIIVLHAPGEHSISSVDEIWALATQPAFLIYTALAIAVVLVLVLYCESRYGQTNMMIYIGVCSINGSLTVMSIKAIGIAIKLTFEGSSQVAHFQTWIFVMVAVSCIITQLNYLNKALDTFNTSVVSPIYYAMFTSFTILASAIMFKDWSGQNASDIISVLCGFGTVLLGVAVLHNTREPVPPPSDLYTSLSPQFSWLVHANGEIWKPTDNDELHHEFIGVIRPDYFK, encoded by the exons ATGATCACTA TGATTGTTGGAGAGTTTGCAAATTTTGTAGCCTACATTTATGCTCCTGCTGTTCTTGTGACACCACTTGGGGCGCTAAGTATAATTGTTAG TGCTATTTTAGCACATTTCTTGCTAAAAGAGAAATTACGGAAAATGGGAATACTGGGATGTGCCTTGTGTGTGATTGGATCTACCATTATCGTTCTTCATGCACCTGGTGAACATAGCATTTCTTCAGTGGATGAAATTTGGGCATTAGCAACACAACCAG CTTTTCTTATTTATACAGCCTTAGCAATAGCTGTGGTACTGGTTCTTGTGCTGTATTGTGAGTCGCGCTATGGGCAGACAAACATGATGATTTATATTGGTGTATGCTCCATAAATGGATCTTTGACG GTAATGAGTATTAAAGCAATAGGCATTGCCATAAAACTTACATTCGAGGGTTCAAGCCAAGTAGCACACTTCCAAACATGGATATTTGTGATGGTTGCTGTTTCATGTATAATCACTCAGTTGAATTACTTAAATAAG GCTCTGGACACATTCAATACTTCAGTTGTTTCACCAATCTACTATGCGATGTTCACATCATTCACAATTTTGGCCAGCGCAATAATGTTCAAG GATTGGTCCGGTCAGAATGCTAGCGACATTATTTCAGTTCTTTGTGGGTTTGGAACGGTGCTTTTAGGTGTTGCAGTTTTGCATAATACTAGAGAACCAGTCCCGCCTCCTTCAG ATTTATACACATCACTTTCTCCTCAATTCTCATGGCTTGTTCATGCAAATGGTGAAATATGGAAGCCGACAGACAATGACGAGTTGCACCATGAATTTATTGGTGTGATTAGACCAGATTATTTTAAATGA